DNA sequence from the Dunckerocampus dactyliophorus isolate RoL2022-P2 chromosome 4, RoL_Ddac_1.1, whole genome shotgun sequence genome:
tgtgcggctatAGTCCAgtgtggcttatataagaacaaatcttttctctaaatttggtgggtgcatcttatacaccggaaattacaccATAAATCTTACTTGTATTTGATTTGCTTTACTTGTATGCCAGTTACAAATGTTCAACCCTCAGAGGTTCCTCTGGACTTTATTAAAATGAGAAGAAAACACAGCTGATGTGTACAGTAATGCCAAACAAAGAAGAGTTGTGAAGGTAACAGTACGGTAGCACAGTCCAAACCAACAGGCCTTAGTAGGCTTGAAAATTGCCCTTGCAGCTGACTATATGTAAGCAGAGCATCTCCATGCATTATGTGCTCTTCATTAAACTTAAAGTGATGACACCACCATCAGGGCTCTCTTTACTGATGACCCAGTGCAGTGCATCAGTCCATTAAAAGCCTGCTCCTTGCAAATGTGCAGCTGTggtctgtgtgtgcgtatgtgtgtgtatgtgagtgagAGAGAGCGACACAAACAGAGAGAGAGCTCTACCTGCTGCATTAACTCTGTTCAGACCTCTTGGGATGCATTCTTTCTCCGATTCATTCTCCACTGGGCTCAGAGTTCTGGACAGGACACAAAGGACACAGTCTATGAGTTTTTATGGAAACAGGCATGAATACACCAAGTACTAACACAAAAAGAAACTACCGGTACCCATGATTCACATTAACAAGACTAAAGTTTCAATGACCACCATTAAGCTATGGCAGGGTGGAGACATTGGGGGAACACCCATCAATCCCCATTAGCAAATGAATTGCTCATAACGTTGTATTACATCCAATCTAACACTATCTTACACACCCCTTATTGTTgggcacgcacgcatgcacacacacacgcacacgcacgttcTTTCTGCAGAGCACTTTTCCTCCTACTTAACGCCTCAAACACAGGCAGAGAGAATTCGATGCGAGCAAGCACATTAAGACGAATAACTAGTAAAAGAAAGTGAAGCCTTTTCAAAGTAGTGGCGTGCTAATAGCTGTGGGCTGTCACTAGCTTTCCAAGCGGGTATGTGAGATCTGCCTGCATGGAGTCTGacaggtgtgtgtatgtatacgtgtgtgtgtcgTTGAAGCAGGATGCCATCAGTATTACAGGGAGGCGGCTTGTTCGCTGATAATTGGCTTGTTTCAGGAGGCAGGAAGGAGCTCCCAGCAGTGAGGAGGAAACACATCCTGTCACGTTCCTTGTTATTAGTAAAGacaaggctgtgtgtgtgtttgagtgggTAAGAGAAGAATAAGTGAAGAAGAGTCACCCATGTGCACCCTGTCCATGAAGACTGGTTGATGAAGAGACTCTTAGAGAGTTCCATGCTTACTCAGGGACTCAGGCAGTGTGCACCCTTGACCCTACATTCTAGTAAGGACTGTGGTAGCAATCAGAAGTGTATGCCGACTGCACCTTATGCCACCTGCTTTCTTAAAGGCACGTACATGTCCGTCGCTTGTGCACATACAAATAAGCAGTCTCAGAAAAGCGACGGACAACTTGGACTCACTGTGTGATTATGATAGGGTATACATTCAATAATAGCTAACGTTAGTTACCAAACGTTGCCAATTCACTATCATTAGCtggcaacaaacataactaacgCGCATGTGTGTTACGTGGCATCATCTGTGCAGGAAGAGGGCAGAATATACACATTTGAAAGTTAGTGCCCTCCTGTGCAGTACCAAATCAAGGCAAATGCTAAATGCTTTGAGTGACAATCACGATAACAATAAATACAGGGTATATTTACACAAAGACTTCTTAAAATACATCTGAGTCATAGCGGTGCCTCTTTGTAAATGTCTTTAACCAAAACTGTGAAGGAATTGAGTCGTGTGTCAGATTTCCAGACAAAAGATGCCTTAATTGATTATGAGAGTTccttaaataaatacagtatataaaagcaACCTTCAGCCGTGAAATGGAGGAAACAAGATTTCCTTTGGGTTTCTGTTCTcaattcatcacacactttgtcattttaattttgttcTTTCTTTCAGGGTCAAATAATTGCGCGTGGCCCTCGGCACTGCTTTATCTCCTCCACGCACATTGCTGTTTGCTCGTTCGTCTCAGCTCATGTGTGAACGAACAAACCATAAGCtttggagaggaggaggaggaggaagaggagaaaaaaGAGGAGGACGTGAGAAGTGATGGGAATGAGAGAGGTAGAATGTAGCCAGTGCATGAACCAGTAGCCTTTACATGAACCTGCACCCTGATGACTCCTGCCCTTCTTTAGGCCAACTACCTGCTGGCGGAACAGAAGCTGTCTGGTATGGCGTAGAAAAAGaatgagtatgtgtgtgtgtctgtgtgtgtgtgtgtgtgtgtgtgtgtgtgtaattacatTCAAGATGGTGAATAAAGATTCAGTATGCAAGGGAGGATTGAGAGAGGTGGGTGAAAGCTGAGTCCACAGTCGCACAAGAAGACCCTCAGAGAGTTTGTCAATCAGTGGGGGGATGGGGTGgcagtggtggtgggggggttctAACCTCCTTTTGCACCCCTCCTGTCAGCCAACATATACTGATAAGATCAGACCTGGGCATAACCCATCACATGCCAACTCCTCATGCTTGGTCTGACCTGCATTTGCCTCTCTCCCTCCACGCATCTCCGCTCCTTACCCCCCTTCTCTGTCTTTctcgctctctcacacacacacgcacttctTTCCAGGTGTTCTTTTGTTCCTTCTCACTCACGTTTCTCCCTGCTCTGTTCCTTTTACCATAGGACCTTTTGAAAGGCAAAGCTTCTGCAGGGACAAACTTGAAAGTGGAGGCAGAATGGACTCTTGGTTGTTTTCCGTTAGATTTACATGGCACTAATTATAGACACATCAGAACCCTGCCCCTTTCTATTCTCAGAGAATAGAGAGAATTACTGTGAAGGTTGTACAATTTCGAATTTTACCTAAACTTGTGGGGAAAATTATgcctctggaaaaaaaaaacaactcagacTTCAAACCATCAGCGTGTGTTTACACAGGACCTCAATCAAAAttgtacatgttttattttttctttgtttttttgcctgaCTTAACACATAAGATAGATCAGGCTCAGAAGAAGCTCAAAGTCATTCTTAAGCTCAAAGCACTAATACTTTAGCGTTGTCCCGATATTTTGTCTAGCGTCACCACTCACAATTATTGTCAATGTTAAAGCTGGGTTTTTACAGTTAAGAGTGGCTAACGTATtgttacacttgcatgacaacaCGAGTGTTAAAAAGCGACATGCACCAATTACTATCACGGAAcaccatttgtttttttcaacagagcttaacttatttttacacttctacgtcagttaatgttaaaatgtgactaggGTCGATAAACTGATGCGACCGGTTTGACGAAGGAATGATTTCGATTAGCTTCCGCCCTCCTGTATttataagaatcagccataaatctttagattaatcAATTGTGGATGCATGCACAGAGTATCGCGAGAGAAGCAGTCGGTTGGCAGTGTCTCATAAATAatgcgagagcctgggctgctggTGAAAGGATCGTCACACTTGCTCCATAGCTTGTAAATAGTAGCAGGCACGCTGGCTAGCAGCCGGCTAACGGCTAAAACTATGAGTCACCACTACTTACCGCGATTTACTATAGTCACCGCCTAGCTAACCACCGCAAAAGATTTTCAACCTGTGTCTATGTCTAAACAACATATACATTTGAAATGTTAATCTGTtaatttttgccagtgccttacagcatgcttggggatatgttGCGCTCTTTTCCacattagaaaatactgtaagaatgccactttcatataattggcatctttattttataatttaagaTTAATATCTACATCAGCAAACATTAACCATAGAATCATATtgtatcaaatcaaatcatattgtttgtacactgcatcgtATCGTATTGTTAAGCTGCATTCTATCCGAACTGACTTCTGGCGAGAAGCGGGGaacacaccctggactggttgccagtcattcacagggcacatacattCACACCTTTGTGTTATTTAGAgcctccagttaacctaacaagcatggttttgggatgtgggaggaagtccaAATACCCAGAAAGAACCCATTCTGGCCAGTGTTTTTCCTGTGTTTCAGAAAATGTGCTGCCAATCAGACACAGAGTGATGCAGAAGGCAGCCTACCCACAGTTGGTGTCTGTGCGTATGCAGCTGTTGGAGGTGCACTGTGTCCAACTGCGGCTTTGAGCTAAATGTCCCAGCGCAGGCAAGTAAGACAGCATCTGTCAAAAGTCATACAAGCACACATAACAAAGTTAGAGGCGGGGGGTGGGGAgatgggttggggggggggtcctTCACATTGCAGAGACTATCGCCTTGAATTAACCCCTTTACAATTAAGTATCGGTGGTCAGTGTAGTGCAATTcataatgatttattaatgaatggatATAGACAAAATTGTTATTAGTACAACTGGTAAcatgactattttatttttgtttaaaacccTACCTTGTTTCACCTGACATATTGTAGGTCCCTTAAAGACCTTCTTTGCTCAGCTAGttatgcacatacagtaaatacccCGGCCACTACATGAGGCCATATGATACTGTACAGGACTGCATGGTTGCAACTGTTAAAATGGTGGTCATGTCAAAATGCTCCAGTCAAAGTAAAAGGACAGACAATAAAATGCTCTTACCACTTTCTTCAGAGACAGAGGTTCATCCCCCACCGTAATTCCATTTTTGCAACAGATATTCCTGAATATTGCATCCACCAACGCAAGTCTAAGTCTGGTGGATGAAACTTTGGCAACCAACTCTGCTATGGCCACTAAAGACAGATCTACAGGACAAAACACAACATATGCTATTGTAATGAACACAAAGTACTACACTGCTCCATGATGTGTCAGTTGTCCTCCTTACTTTGGCAAGTGATTGCAAAGTGATCCGCAAGGTATTTCAGGCCCTTTTCCACAAGGTTCTGGTTCAGTTTGATGTGCTGCTGACACCAAAACTCCACCAACACAGACAGGAGGTCCAGCAGGATGTCCGCCAGATGCCGTTTGTGCTTCTTCGCGTCCCTCTCAACATGATCCTTCGGGGAATAAGAACCACACCTTACTATTAGCTTTGCAAACAGAGAAAGACCACAGTCGGTGTTCGTGTTAGAGCGTCACCAGTCTGACCCCGAATCTAAAATACTTACCCCTGAGACTGCCTTCATCATGAGCTGGATGAGCCTTTTCACAGCGCAAGACAACAGGGTGGAGTGCTCCCACACAGTCCAGAAGGTTCCAAACAGCAATGTACCTGATGTTGATACCCGAGAAGCTGCAGTTCCTGAAAGCTGCTGGAAATCGCTGAGGGAGAGATGAATGACGGGACATTAACCacataaagtaaagtaaataaaataattataatacacaAATATAGTGTTATTGTTTGTGTTATAGTGTTACACAAATATAGTGCACCCTGAATAAACCACCCTGCAGTGTAACAATAAATTGCATACTAGGTGACTAGCAAGTGCACTCAAAGCCACAACggtaaatacaaatgaacaatGGTAAAAGGTAATTGTTAACTGTCAGAGACAGGATGAAGAGCTCAAGATACCAAGCTATTAGCGTGATGATGGTGTTATTAAAGCAAGCAAAATGTGTGATCATGCAATAATGCCAAAGAAACTAATCTTCCTAAAATCATTTAAAGCACTTCTTTTATGGTCCAGTTATTGCATACTGTTTCTTTAAATCAAGAAACCACATTAAGATAGGCCCAGATACTAATCAGCACATCAATTACAAGAATATATTACACTGTCAAAAAAACCTTGAAGCtcaaactagccattgcttgcacatttacttgtgatttTCACCAGAGACATAGGGGGAATGGGTGATGATAAAGGGTGTTTGAacctatggcagtttgttgacacTGCCTTCCCCCATTtaggcatatttttatttagatacatctttttttcatatatggtatactcttatctaacagatGCTAGAATTTCGTTGTATGGGACTACAATGATGATAAAGCTaacaatgcaaaaacaaaaaaggccaATTTATGTTAGTTGCTGTAGTAAAATCCAGCTTCATACAGCCATtcctttattttgaagctttgtaatgaacaggaagtcagagtGTGCACGTATCAATGAAGTGTAACCAGACTAGTAGTTGCTGTTGTCGTTTCATGCTGCTTAGCGACAATGAGGAACACGTCGACAAACGGACTGATTTTTTGACAGAAATGACTgctttgggtctcaaattttatgcaAACAAAAGCAGTCGACCATGTATGTCAACTTAAGCTGGCACTTTTTGGTAATAAGAAGAACATGGTGGACCGGCACTTGGGGAGTTGGTCGACATTAGCGGGTTCTActgtgctgtatatatttaaaaaaatgtggccAAAGAAAACTAGCGACTCTTATCCATGAAGAGACTGGAACAAGACACAAAACACAACCCCTTTACATCCCTGTTTTTATAATCTTATATTAAGTCGTTACCCAGTGGTGATGGAGTGAAGTTCCCCTTGGAAGAGTTTGAGAAAAAATGCCAGTAGGTCACTGTGGAAGTGCAAGAGTGTTGGCAGGTTCGGCCCAGGGAGTGGGTGACAAGTGGCTTCACTTGACAGGCAGTAACTGCACAAACACAATAGGAAATAACACTACAGGTTGATACCACTTCCATTTCTAAAACCATTTACTCTACTCAGGGTCACAGATGTCTCAATAGGATATAGGACATTGTGCAGGAACTGATCTAATTACATGGCAACACTAAATGGTAGGGGAATGCAATTGTTGCTTAACTAAATGACCAAAACTACACTGTTTTTATCTGTTGTTTTAACTGAAACAGTGTCATCATGGGGTGTTTATGATACCGCTAAGACAGGATGAAGAAGTGGAATTTAAAAGTTTACCTGATGGCTGTCTCTAGAAAAGGCCACTGCCCTGTCTTGCAGCGAGGACACTGCAACACCTGGCCGAAGTACTTTTTCATGATGTTGGGAGCAAGCCAAGGAGGGTTGGTAACAAGCAACCTGTGCATTATTTGCTGGAAACACCTCAGGAAGACAGTTGTAGCACTGCCCTGAGACAAGGGAGAAAGCGGTGTCAATATTTTTGATGAGTGACAGAAATACACAGACTAGTCCAGTGATTTTATTCCCAATAAGAACACTCAGGCTTCCAGAGTAATAGAACAACTTGTGCAGTATGTTTTCTAGCCTGAGGCTAATGCAGCAAGGGCAGCTGGGAATGTTCACTTTCTTGTAACGCTGGTTCTACCTGCTGTGCGTATTCGATGAGAGAGACCAGGTATGGCGCTGGTGGCAGAAACCCTGGGAAAACTGCATTTCGGATTGTGTCCAAAGCTTCAATGAAGAGGCCACACTCTATCATACTGCCAACGCTGCTGAAGTCTGTTTCACTGGtcttaaaagaataaaagaacAGCGATGAAATAGAAGGAATACGTAAGGAAgaaatatgtaatatgtaaggaaaaaaaaaagataggaaCAATGGCAGCAGCAAGAGGGAATGATGAGGGCAGAAGGTTAATGGAAGTTGGAAGTGATCGGCCACCTAAAGTTCCTTGGGGTCATCCATGATTGTCAGTTCTTGCCAAATAGCATATGGACTCTCAGGGTACAGAATGGAAATACACAAGCACTTATAATAGCAATCAGGATACATACGGACAGGACAGTCATGCTAATAGGTATGCCCATCAAAAGGCAACAATCGGCTGACAGTAACGTTAACCAGTGACCTGAAGACGATGCGTCCTCTCTCTCTATGTCACTTTTCATTGAAATACATGACATGAAAGAAATTGAATGACCTGATCTTGATGAAACAAATGGTTATTGTAGAGCTGTACACCATCATAAAGGACCAAGAACAGTGGGTAGGCATGTCTACCTGTGCCTGAGGACGATACGGGTCATGGTAATCCAGAAATTCAAAGAAGAACAGTCTTGGCCGCCTCTAAAGAATAAGACCCTAATTAGTCATGTCAAACATGTCTAATGCATTTTCTAAAAGTCCATTTAACATGAAACTTGCATGCACACCTCTTGTTTGATGGCGTACTCCCTGAGCTCTGCTTCTAGTTCAGAGAAGTCAATGTTCACAACACTGACCTCATtgacttcatcatcatcatcgtctgtTATGTTGAAATGCATGTTAAAATAATTGATCtgccaaagaaaacaaaaacagttatttaatatgatttttacatattttattacatAATAAATAGGGACAAGACAATCACAATTTCCTAATTTCCAATTGCttgggaaaacaaacaaacaagaaaaaaaaacaggatgcaGATCTCGGCAGATCCAAAGTCTGTCCTGCCAAATAATGAATCGCCCTCCTATTTGGTGGTAGACATTTTTAGATCAAATGATGCAGACTACATCAGAGATGGGTGTCTTTTAACCAAATCATGTGAATTACATACATGTAGAAGTCAACTTGGcccaaaaaaaagagaggatGCAAATCTTGGCAGATCCAAAATCTGTCTCGCCAAATAATGAACCCCCTCTTTACTATGAATAATGAGCTTGgggtatttttttcaatattttggcATTAAACTGTAAATTTCTAGCTTGCTCCTCTTTGTTTCTGGATATACCAGAATCAAATGCTTCAACAtatataacacattttaaagcaaaGAAATCCAAGCTTTCATATACTGTGTACTTCGGGTGTTTTGTGGTTACTGATAAACCCGACAAAAGGTATCACTTCATAATCAAACTGTAGTGTGCCTTAGAAAGTAGTATGGCCTCTCAACGTTTCCGTTTCAGTGGCGCATGTGCGCTCCCGCCACCAGATATCAGCGTGCATGCAAAAGTCAGCATAATACTGGTGCATCGCAACTTTCCCTGTATATGAAAACAGTACGCTGCTGTACTGAACCAGAAAAATCTGAATACATATACAGGCGGCCCTCCTATTCCGAtgtttcatattttgacattttaaaactaTCAAGTTcactttattgtgtgattaattaattactatattTATTATCGTGCCCAAgagaatgagaaatcttgttaCATTTTAATCATGCAACATCTTGTAACATAAGATCTCATGACAACCCTACTATACATTAGGTCTCCCAAGCATGAGACTTTTCTGGAGAAGTGGCTCAATCAACACCGGCTGCATACCCGGTCTAAGTCGCTCAAAGGCCGCAACCATCAAGTATAAAGATGGTATCTCGAACAAGTGAAATTATTTagtcctatgaaatggacagtgataactaagcagcgtagtggtctcattattgggAGTTCCTCCTCCCATTAATCCTGTCTCTCCCTCCGTTGCAACACCTTTTCCAGTGTACAAGACACTCAtctgttctgtgtacagtgtaagCGACTTAGGTGTTAATGTAGGTACAAGTTCCGACTTACAACTTACATTGCCAATTTGCCATCATAGCAATGGAACTCATACGTAGACCGAGGGCCTACTGTACATGTAGCGTTACACCCCTAGAAATGTGCTTCCAAAGTTGCACAAAGAGCTCATTTCAGCCAACATTAAAAGGTATGCATTTTGCTATTGCTTTGGCttgtttttgtgacactttCACCTTGCCCTTAAGAAATCATGTTAAAACGTTACTAAAAAATTCCTACATAGTTAACAAAGGTTTTCAATCGGCAACCGTTTAGTTCCATTATTTCCAATGTGTATTGCAAATGATAACATCTAAATATTGAAATTGCATGAAGAAAACATGGTAATTACTACTTACCCCAAAGAGGTGCTGGACTATGTGG
Encoded proteins:
- the slf1 gene encoding SMC5-SMC6 complex localization factor protein 1 isoform X3, which produces MESCTHVFQISGIKIRDKKRVLVHGIHQLGGKYIGGSIFRKACTHLVVPQVLSSEKFLASCAAGKWIVTPNYVLDSVKNGSWLPEEPYEVSISTGTVSAFYPVRQWREKVMSGGITGAFQGWRVLLLVRDATRSAVFKRLLKAGCASVYNYPPPPHASITHVMAKPITKDTKSHNAPYLPVSHIVQHLFGINYFNMHFNITDDDDDEVNEVSVVNIDFSELEAELREYAIKQERRPRLFFFEFLDYHDPYRPQAQTSETDFSSVGSMIECGLFIEALDTIRNAVFPGFLPPAPYLVSLIEYAQQGSATTVFLRCFQQIMHRLLVTNPPWLAPNIMKKYFGQVLQCPRCKTGQWPFLETAISYCLSSEATCHPLPGPNLPTLLHFHSDLLAFFLKLFQGELHSITTGDFQQLSGTAASRVSTSGTLLFGTFWTVWEHSTLLSCAVKRLIQLMMKAVSGDHVERDAKKHKRHLADILLDLLSVLVEFWCQQHIKLNQNLVEKGLKYLADHFAITCQNLSLVAIAELVAKVSSTRLRLALVDAIFRNICCKNGITVGDEPLSLKKVMLSYLPALGHLAQSRSWTQCTSNSCIRTDTNCGTLSPVENESEKECIPRGLNRVNAAGETLLHRACKRNQVETVLQILALPGTDVNVNDHAGWTPLHEACNHGSAACVEALLRHQPAPLINYVVGGVSPLHDAVLNGHLDIAKMLLETAVP
- the slf1 gene encoding SMC5-SMC6 complex localization factor protein 1 isoform X2, whose protein sequence is MESCTHVFQISGIKIRDKKRVLVHGIHQLGGKYIGGSIFRKACTHLVVPQVLSSEKFLASCAAGKWIVTPNYVLDSVKNGSWLPEEPYEVSISTGTVSAFYPVRQWREKVMSGGITGAFQGWRVLLLVRDATRSAVFKRLLKAGCASVYNYPPPPHASITHVMAKPITKDTKSHNAPYLPVSHIVQHLFGINYFNMHFNITDDDDDEVNEVSVVNIDFSELEAELREYAIKQERRPRLFFFEFLDYHDPYRPQAQTSETDFSSVGSMIECGLFIEALDTIRNAVFPGFLPPAPYLVSLIEYAQQGSATTVFLRCFQQIMHRLLVTNPPWLAPNIMKKYFGQVLQCPRCKTGQWPFLETAISYCLSSEATCHPLPGPNLPTLLHFHSDLLAFFLKLFQGELHSITTGDFQQLSGTAASRVSTSGTLLFGTFWTVWEHSTLLSCAVKRLIQLMMKAVSGDHVERDAKKHKRHLADILLDLLSVLVEFWCQQHIKLNQNLVEKGLKYLADHFAITCQNLSLVAIAELVAKVSSTRLRLALVDAIFRNICCKNGITVGDEPLSLKKVMLSYLPALGHLAQSRSWTQCTSNSCIRTDTNCGTLSPVENESEKECIPRGLNRVNAAGETLLHRACKRNQVETVLQILALPGTDVNVNDHAGWTPLHEACNHGSAACVEALLRHQPAPLINYVVGGVSPLHDAVLNGHLDIAKMLLETAEFWLEGAPPTRLR